In Massilia violaceinigra, one DNA window encodes the following:
- a CDS encoding efflux RND transporter permease subunit, giving the protein MFLSDFSIKRPIATIVLIVALMCMGLLALTKLRVNQNPDVEVPVLQINIPYPGASPDTVEREVINRIEKSLLSISGVTDVHANAVEGNAQFWLEFNFDKNLIEASDEVRNAIATVRYKLPTEMREPILQRLDPATQPILNLALSSTSQTHAEISRLAEDVLADRFRGIDGVATVNVNGALRRELSVLLRAEKLREYNVAVSDVVNALRTQNTNAPVGKIRGEYDEKSIRLVGRIESPEEFQQIVVKRRGEEIVRLAQVAEIRDGFAEVNNLSIRSGKPNVGITLTRSRDASTVSVANKAKLLIKELEKELPKGTVLEVTRDGGDEAQRSLNNVIESLIFGAVLTIFVVYAFLNSWRSTLITALSLPTSVIASFIAVWLCGFTLNFMTLLGLSLAIGVLIDDAIVVRENIVRHMQRGSDRRKAALEGTAEIGMAVASTTFSIIAVFIPVAFMPGVSGEWFRPFALTVTCSVLVSLVISFTLDPMLSAYWGDPPDHHTAPKKGLSLMLHHFNEWFDRQADRYGNVIAWALHHRIWMTLIAVATFAGAIYLQGAKGGTSFLPEADYGQLLIDIRTPASSSVEYSRAKLEKAAELARTIKETKDTNAFINTGGGKVYVDIGKRATRSRSAKEIAVELRAKISQLVGAEYVVLDDMNNGASKPIQIQFTGPDSRKLLDIANAYMEKLRTVPGAIDVGLSEQDPKNELQIELNRGLANSMGISVNDAAQSLRVAFAGVEVGDWVDPTGETRDVAVRLHPDDRISADNIERLPIAVTGTNQMVPLDQIATITMGKGPSGISHKNGKRTISVSANAQGRSNGEVSSDAMKLADTFDYPPGYGRELGGAGQDQQELFTEMGIALVSGIGLMYLILVMQFGSFTAPLAVMLSLPLSLIGVVVALLVTGNTLNLMSFIGIIMLMGLVAKNAILLLDAARSREREGHSREDSLMEAGRARLRPILMTTFALIAGMFPVALGLGEGGEFYRPLAIAIIGGTITSTILTLLVVPTFYDSIEIKTDSMGAKFHRRSARFGPLLAFLATFIEVILFLTFIRLIYRLIMRGVRLVTGDKRSAVMRDALPLK; this is encoded by the coding sequence ATGTTCCTTTCCGATTTCAGTATCAAGCGGCCAATCGCGACGATTGTGCTGATCGTCGCCCTGATGTGCATGGGTCTGCTTGCCCTGACCAAACTGCGCGTCAACCAGAATCCCGACGTCGAAGTGCCGGTCTTGCAGATCAATATTCCCTATCCGGGCGCGTCGCCGGACACGGTCGAGCGCGAAGTGATCAACCGCATCGAAAAGTCGCTGCTCAGCATTTCCGGCGTGACCGATGTGCACGCCAATGCGGTCGAGGGCAATGCCCAGTTCTGGCTCGAGTTCAACTTCGACAAGAACCTGATCGAAGCGTCCGACGAGGTCCGCAACGCCATCGCCACGGTGCGCTACAAGCTGCCGACCGAGATGCGCGAACCGATCCTGCAGCGCCTGGACCCGGCCACGCAGCCGATCCTGAACCTGGCGCTGTCTTCCACCAGCCAGACCCATGCGGAAATCTCGCGCCTGGCCGAGGACGTGCTGGCCGACCGCTTCCGCGGCATCGACGGCGTGGCGACGGTCAACGTCAACGGTGCGCTGCGGCGCGAACTGTCGGTGCTGCTGCGCGCCGAAAAGCTGCGTGAATATAATGTGGCCGTGTCCGACGTGGTCAACGCCTTGCGCACGCAAAACACCAATGCGCCGGTGGGCAAGATTCGCGGCGAATACGACGAGAAAAGCATCCGCCTGGTGGGCCGCATCGAGTCTCCCGAGGAATTCCAGCAGATCGTGGTCAAGCGCCGCGGCGAGGAAATCGTGCGCCTGGCCCAGGTGGCCGAGATCCGCGACGGCTTTGCCGAAGTCAACAACCTGAGCATCCGCAGCGGCAAGCCGAACGTGGGCATCACCCTGACCCGCTCGCGCGATGCCAGTACCGTCAGCGTGGCGAACAAGGCCAAACTGCTGATCAAGGAACTGGAAAAAGAACTGCCGAAAGGCACCGTCCTGGAAGTCACGCGCGATGGCGGCGATGAAGCCCAGCGCAGCCTGAACAATGTGATCGAGTCGCTGATCTTCGGCGCCGTGCTGACCATTTTCGTGGTGTACGCCTTCCTCAATTCCTGGCGCTCGACCCTGATCACGGCGCTGTCCTTGCCGACCTCGGTGATCGCCTCGTTCATCGCGGTCTGGCTGTGCGGTTTCACGCTCAACTTCATGACCCTGCTCGGGCTGTCGCTGGCGATCGGCGTGCTGATCGACGATGCGATCGTGGTGCGCGAAAACATTGTGCGCCACATGCAGCGCGGTTCCGACCGCCGCAAGGCTGCCCTCGAAGGCACCGCCGAGATCGGCATGGCGGTTGCCTCGACCACGTTCTCGATCATCGCCGTGTTCATTCCGGTGGCCTTCATGCCGGGCGTGTCCGGTGAATGGTTCCGTCCGTTCGCGCTGACGGTCACCTGCTCGGTGCTGGTCAGCCTGGTCATTTCCTTCACGCTCGACCCGATGCTGTCGGCTTACTGGGGCGACCCGCCGGATCATCACACGGCGCCGAAAAAAGGCTTGTCGCTGATGCTGCATCACTTTAACGAGTGGTTCGACCGCCAGGCCGACCGCTACGGCAATGTGATCGCCTGGGCCTTGCATCACCGCATCTGGATGACCCTGATCGCCGTGGCCACCTTCGCCGGCGCGATTTATCTGCAGGGCGCCAAGGGCGGCACCAGCTTCCTGCCGGAAGCCGACTATGGCCAGTTGCTGATCGATATCCGCACGCCGGCCTCGTCGAGCGTCGAGTATTCGCGCGCCAAGCTGGAAAAGGCGGCCGAGCTGGCCCGCACGATCAAGGAAACCAAGGACACCAACGCCTTCATTAACACGGGCGGCGGCAAGGTGTATGTCGATATCGGCAAACGCGCCACCCGCTCGCGCAGCGCCAAGGAAATCGCGGTCGAGCTGCGCGCCAAGATTTCCCAGCTGGTCGGCGCCGAATACGTGGTGCTGGACGATATGAACAATGGCGCCAGCAAGCCGATCCAGATCCAGTTCACCGGGCCGGATTCGCGCAAGCTGCTCGACATTGCCAATGCCTACATGGAAAAGCTGCGCACGGTGCCGGGCGCGATCGATGTCGGCTTGTCCGAACAGGATCCGAAAAACGAATTGCAGATCGAACTGAACCGCGGCCTGGCCAATTCGATGGGCATTTCCGTCAACGATGCGGCGCAGTCGCTGCGGGTGGCCTTTGCCGGCGTCGAAGTGGGCGACTGGGTCGACCCGACCGGCGAAACGCGCGACGTGGCGGTGCGCCTGCATCCGGACGACCGCATCAGCGCCGACAATATCGAACGCTTGCCGATCGCCGTGACCGGCACCAACCAGATGGTGCCGCTCGACCAGATTGCCACCATTACCATGGGTAAGGGGCCATCCGGCATTTCGCACAAGAACGGCAAGCGCACCATTTCGGTGTCGGCCAATGCGCAGGGACGATCGAACGGCGAAGTCTCGAGCGATGCCATGAAACTAGCCGATACCTTCGATTACCCGCCCGGCTACGGCCGTGAACTGGGCGGCGCCGGCCAGGACCAGCAAGAGCTGTTTACCGAAATGGGTATCGCGCTGGTATCGGGCATCGGTTTGATGTACCTGATCCTGGTGATGCAGTTCGGTTCGTTCACGGCGCCGCTGGCGGTGATGCTGTCCTTGCCGCTGTCGCTGATCGGCGTGGTCGTGGCGCTCCTGGTGACGGGTAACACGCTCAACCTGATGAGCTTCATCGGCATCATCATGCTGATGGGCCTGGTGGCAAAGAATGCGATTCTGCTGCTCGACGCCGCCCGCTCGCGCGAACGTGAAGGCCACAGCCGCGAGGATTCGCTGATGGAGGCAGGCCGCGCGCGCCTGCGTCCGATCCTGATGACCACCTTCGCGCTGATCGCCGGCATGTTCCCGGTGGCGCTGGGGCTGGGCGAGGGCGGCGAGTTCTACCGTCCACTGGCGATTGCGATCATCGGCGGTACCATCACGTCGACCATTTTGACCTTGCTGGTGGTGCCGACTTTTTACGACAGCATTGAAATCAAGACCGACAGCATGGGCGCCAAGTTCCACCGCCGTTCGGCGCGCTTCGGTCCGCTGCTGGCGTTCCTGGCGACGTTCATCGAGGTGATTTTGTTCCTGACCTTTATTCGCCTGATCTATCGCCTGATCATGCGCGGAGTGCGCCTGGTCACGGGTGACAAGCGCAGCGCGGTCATGCGGGATGCTTTGCCGCTCAAGTAG
- a CDS encoding efflux RND transporter periplasmic adaptor subunit, whose amino-acid sequence MLRKTMLVLAIATALAACSKDAKEPGKDAKAAAPVQLLVSPEDMLTIQSNALASGPVVTGSVQPERKADLRAEVSAVVLQVLKENGDIVKRGDILVKLDETAIRDSLSSAEQSARAASQALDQAERQLERMKTLRASGMTSAQAMDDAEVRRNNALSEVSAAKSRAALARQQLARTMVRAPFDGVVSERKVSAGDTASVGKELLKVIDPSSMRFEGHVSADRISTVKVGQAVSFRINGYAGEEFRGVVKRVDPAANDVTRQVEVLVGFAPGSAVPKVSGLYGEGRIEAETKAALMLPEGALVKAGDKAYAWRLRNKTLNKVDLAVGPRDTRTGNYEIKQGLAAGDTVMRNPSSAFKEGQKVELAPAKVAAAPAVVQGK is encoded by the coding sequence ATGCTGCGCAAAACAATGCTCGTCCTCGCCATCGCCACGGCGCTCGCCGCCTGCAGTAAGGACGCCAAAGAACCGGGCAAGGACGCCAAGGCGGCCGCCCCCGTCCAGTTGCTGGTTTCTCCGGAAGATATGCTTACGATCCAATCGAACGCGCTCGCGTCCGGTCCGGTCGTGACCGGCTCGGTCCAGCCCGAACGCAAGGCCGACCTGCGCGCCGAAGTCTCGGCCGTGGTGTTGCAGGTGCTCAAGGAAAACGGCGACATCGTCAAGCGCGGCGATATCCTCGTCAAGCTCGATGAAACCGCCATCCGCGACAGCCTCAGCTCGGCCGAGCAATCGGCCCGCGCCGCCTCCCAGGCGCTCGACCAGGCCGAACGCCAGCTCGAACGCATGAAAACCCTGCGCGCCTCGGGCATGACATCGGCCCAGGCCATGGATGACGCCGAAGTGCGCCGCAACAATGCCTTGAGCGAAGTGTCTGCCGCCAAATCGCGCGCCGCGCTGGCGCGCCAGCAACTGGCCCGCACCATGGTGAGGGCGCCGTTCGACGGCGTGGTCAGCGAACGCAAGGTCTCGGCCGGCGACACCGCTTCGGTCGGCAAGGAATTGCTGAAAGTGATAGATCCGTCCAGCATGCGTTTTGAAGGGCACGTCTCGGCCGACCGCATCAGCACGGTCAAGGTTGGCCAGGCGGTCAGCTTCCGGATCAACGGCTATGCCGGTGAAGAATTCCGCGGCGTGGTCAAGCGGGTCGATCCGGCCGCCAACGACGTCACGCGCCAGGTCGAGGTGCTGGTCGGGTTTGCGCCCGGCTCGGCGGTGCCGAAGGTTTCCGGCCTGTATGGGGAAGGGCGCATCGAGGCTGAAACCAAGGCTGCGCTGATGTTGCCCGAAGGCGCGCTGGTCAAGGCCGGCGACAAGGCATACGCCTGGCGCCTGCGCAACAAAACACTGAACAAGGTCGACCTGGCGGTCGGGCCGCGCGACACGCGCACCGGCAACTATGAAATCAAGCAAGGCCTGGCCGCCGGCGACACCGTCATGCGCAATCCGAGCTCGGCCTTCAAAGAGGGCCAGAAGGTCGAACTGGCGCCGGCCAAGGTTGCCGCCGCCCCAGCTGTTGTGCAGGGGAAATAA
- a CDS encoding divergent PAP2 family protein yields MDISYLITPVLTWMVVGPIKFLINSARQRRWAFNLVGNGGFPSNHSSVVTSMATLIALREGMDSPAFGVAVTLAFIVMIDANSLRQHVGRQAAAINRVAGSAADHTHLRERMGHTLVEITGGICTGIGMGFAIFHLFERF; encoded by the coding sequence ATGGATATCAGCTACCTCATCACGCCAGTCCTGACCTGGATGGTGGTGGGACCAATCAAGTTCCTGATTAATAGTGCACGCCAGCGGCGCTGGGCGTTCAATCTGGTCGGCAACGGTGGCTTTCCCAGCAATCACAGCTCGGTGGTGACCAGCATGGCGACCCTGATCGCCCTGCGCGAAGGCATGGACAGTCCGGCATTCGGGGTGGCGGTGACCCTGGCGTTTATTGTGATGATCGACGCCAACAGCCTGCGCCAGCACGTGGGCCGCCAGGCCGCCGCCATCAACCGCGTGGCCGGCAGCGCCGCCGACCATACCCATCTGCGGGAACGCATGGGGCATACCCTGGTCGAAATCACCGGCGGCATTTGCACCGGCATCGGCATGGGGTTTGCGATTTTCCATCTGTTCGAGCGGTTCTGA
- a CDS encoding DUF475 domain-containing protein, with the protein MRHFRLSFLVTFILMCVAAWWGYSRGGIPGLLNALWISAVLGVLEVSLSFDNAVVNASVLRHWNDFWRKLFLTVGILVAVFGMRLVFPLVIVSVATGLGLLDVWTMAINTPDEYSRHLTENHAEVAAFGGAFLLLVFLNFLFDEEKELHWLGVFEEKVGKYGSESLSVMLTLCASFMAMYLVPEARKLSVLMAGVLGVVIYVGVNWISTLLEEEEADPTIGQMVSRGSIGGFLYLEVLDASFSFDGVIGAFAITSDVVIIMLGLAIGAMFVRSMTVYLVDKGTLQEFVYLEHGAHYAIGILALIMFASVRYHIPEWFTGLSGVAFILVSLWSSLRYKKQQEALGVA; encoded by the coding sequence ATGCGCCATTTCAGACTCTCCTTCCTCGTCACCTTCATTCTCATGTGCGTTGCCGCCTGGTGGGGCTACTCGCGCGGCGGCATCCCCGGGCTGCTCAATGCACTGTGGATATCCGCGGTGCTGGGCGTGCTGGAAGTGTCGCTTTCGTTCGACAACGCGGTGGTCAACGCCTCGGTGCTGCGCCACTGGAACGACTTCTGGCGCAAGCTGTTCCTGACGGTCGGGATTCTGGTGGCGGTGTTCGGCATGCGCCTGGTTTTTCCACTGGTCATCGTTTCCGTCGCCACCGGGCTGGGCTTGCTGGACGTGTGGACCATGGCGATCAACACGCCCGACGAATACTCGCGCCACCTGACCGAGAACCATGCCGAGGTGGCGGCGTTCGGCGGCGCCTTCCTGCTGCTGGTGTTCCTCAACTTTTTATTCGACGAAGAAAAGGAACTTCACTGGCTCGGCGTGTTCGAAGAGAAGGTGGGTAAATACGGCAGCGAGAGCCTGTCGGTGATGCTGACCCTGTGCGCATCGTTCATGGCCATGTACCTGGTGCCGGAAGCGCGCAAGCTCAGCGTGCTGATGGCGGGCGTGCTGGGCGTGGTCATTTACGTGGGCGTGAACTGGATCAGTACTTTGCTGGAGGAAGAAGAAGCCGATCCGACCATCGGGCAAATGGTCTCGCGCGGCAGTATCGGCGGTTTTTTGTATCTGGAAGTGCTCGATGCCTCGTTCAGTTTCGACGGCGTGATCGGTGCGTTCGCCATCACGAGCGACGTGGTCATCATCATGCTGGGCCTGGCCATTGGCGCCATGTTCGTGCGCTCGATGACGGTGTACCTGGTCGACAAGGGCACCTTGCAGGAGTTTGTGTATCTGGAACACGGCGCGCATTATGCCATCGGGATTCTGGCGCTGATCATGTTCGCCAGCGTGCGCTATCACATTCCGGAGTGGTTCACGGGGCTGTCGGGGGTGGCGTTCATTCTGGTGTCGCTGTGGTCGTCGCTGCGGTACAAGAAACAGCAGGAGGCCTTGGGGGTGGCTTGA
- a CDS encoding polysaccharide deacetylase family protein, with protein MTSTSIKIAAALAIAGAAGATFLFAGRKPAPATPPPAPVKSAPVATPAPRTDAAPLMSGIQALLANYRKIIVLLADEKSMPANERDQAQRVGQNLFHENQSRAESLERDLAALLASTQPNRFDAVSELLGFIESDKSLYDADRLAFRELLQGLLAEVAKDSSLPAIKIHKRLSEDLDALAEIERNYEKEIRQVFGRYESRAIELKRERWDTYLAYLKTLYTRDTILKEQGVVMPYPASALPPEPKAKAEPDPNEIFGNSLPKKTVVLTFDDGPHKRYSEEIAAILKQYGVPAVFFSVGRNLGSVDAAGKATLSEGAAVSRKLKAGGYTLANHSYTHAQLSKETGDKLKAEILNTDVLLKAIDAGRSPLFRFPYGARNSEGMHALQGAHLRSVMWNIDSLDWADPVPASIAERVLRTVDKEGRGIILFHDIHARTVKALPAVLDRLIAEGYQFAGWDGANFTSANTAAAPAEKVAVSTGYANSWAIVIGIDSYPKWPKLQYAVRDAQGVRETLIGKFGFAAERVVSLNNAEATRAGILGAFHDRLAHGGVQKNDRIFVFFAGHGATRKLSSGRDLGYIVPYDSDPAQFATDAIPMSEIQNIAESLTAKHALFVMDACYSGLGLTRGGGAGAGAFLRDNARRIGRQMLTAGGADQLVSDGGPNGHSVFTWTLLQGLAGKGDLNGDGLITATELAAYVAPAVAGVSNQTPAFGSLPGSEGGDFVFELPVEAEFLNPQTAQLSTEAIALNAKLDAVRPDAPKSDDKPGVTPPTAPVAVKDLQGKEQKLVTPLAVPSSARQLAQRANDRGLQLFKEKQYAAAEAEFTEALKLRADFALAANNLGFVYYKQGKFAEAARWFDNTVKMDPSRAVAYRNLGDAHVQAGDVAKAKLAFKTFLELAPASPGAVYVKQQMDKL; from the coding sequence GTGACTTCCACTTCCATCAAAATCGCCGCTGCGCTCGCCATCGCGGGCGCGGCCGGGGCAACCTTTTTGTTTGCCGGACGTAAGCCGGCGCCGGCAACGCCGCCGCCCGCGCCCGTCAAGTCCGCCCCCGTAGCCACGCCTGCGCCGCGCACCGATGCCGCGCCGCTGATGAGCGGCATCCAGGCCTTGCTGGCCAATTACCGCAAGATCATCGTCCTGCTCGCCGACGAGAAGTCGATGCCGGCCAATGAGCGCGATCAGGCGCAGCGCGTCGGCCAGAATCTGTTCCACGAGAATCAGTCACGCGCCGAGTCCCTCGAACGCGACTTGGCCGCGCTGCTCGCCTCCACCCAGCCGAACCGCTTCGATGCCGTCAGCGAACTGCTCGGCTTCATCGAGTCCGATAAATCCCTGTACGACGCCGACCGCCTCGCTTTCCGCGAGCTGCTGCAAGGCTTGCTGGCGGAAGTGGCCAAGGATTCGAGCTTGCCGGCCATTAAGATCCACAAGCGCCTGTCGGAGGATCTCGATGCGCTGGCCGAGATCGAGCGCAACTACGAGAAGGAAATCCGCCAGGTGTTCGGCCGCTACGAGTCGCGCGCGATCGAGCTCAAACGCGAGCGCTGGGACACTTACCTGGCTTACCTCAAGACCCTGTACACGCGCGACACCATCCTCAAGGAGCAGGGCGTGGTGATGCCTTACCCGGCATCGGCCTTGCCCCCGGAGCCCAAAGCCAAGGCGGAGCCCGATCCCAACGAGATCTTCGGCAATTCCCTGCCCAAGAAAACCGTGGTGCTGACCTTCGATGACGGTCCCCACAAGCGCTACAGCGAAGAAATCGCCGCGATCCTCAAGCAGTACGGGGTGCCGGCAGTGTTTTTCAGCGTCGGGCGCAACCTGGGCAGCGTCGATGCCGCCGGCAAGGCGACGCTGTCGGAGGGCGCCGCGGTCAGCCGCAAGCTCAAGGCAGGCGGCTACACGCTGGCCAACCACAGCTACACGCACGCCCAGCTGTCGAAAGAAACCGGCGACAAGCTCAAGGCCGAGATCCTCAATACCGATGTGCTGCTCAAGGCCATTGATGCCGGCCGCTCGCCGCTGTTCCGCTTTCCCTACGGCGCGCGTAACAGCGAGGGCATGCATGCGCTGCAAGGCGCGCACCTGCGCTCGGTGATGTGGAATATCGATTCGCTCGACTGGGCCGATCCGGTTCCGGCCTCGATCGCGGAACGGGTCCTGCGCACGGTCGACAAGGAGGGCCGCGGCATCATCCTGTTCCACGACATCCATGCGCGCACGGTCAAGGCGCTGCCTGCCGTGCTGGACCGCTTGATCGCGGAGGGTTATCAGTTCGCCGGCTGGGATGGCGCCAATTTCACCAGCGCCAACACGGCCGCCGCGCCCGCCGAAAAAGTGGCGGTGAGCACCGGTTACGCCAATTCCTGGGCCATCGTGATCGGCATCGACAGCTATCCGAAGTGGCCCAAGCTGCAGTACGCGGTGCGCGATGCCCAGGGTGTGCGCGAAACGCTGATCGGCAAGTTCGGCTTCGCGGCCGAGCGCGTGGTCTCGCTCAACAATGCCGAAGCGACCCGCGCCGGCATCCTCGGCGCCTTCCATGACCGCTTGGCCCACGGCGGCGTGCAAAAGAATGACCGAATTTTCGTGTTTTTCGCCGGCCACGGCGCTACCCGCAAGCTCAGTTCGGGCCGCGACCTCGGCTACATCGTGCCTTACGATTCCGACCCGGCCCAGTTCGCCACGGATGCGATTCCGATGAGCGAAATCCAGAACATTGCGGAGAGCCTGACCGCCAAGCATGCGCTGTTCGTGATGGATGCCTGCTACAGCGGGCTGGGCCTGACGCGCGGCGGCGGCGCCGGCGCCGGCGCCTTCCTGCGCGATAACGCGCGCCGCATCGGGCGCCAGATGCTGACCGCCGGCGGGGCCGACCAGCTGGTGTCGGACGGCGGGCCGAACGGGCATTCGGTGTTCACCTGGACCTTGCTGCAGGGACTGGCGGGGAAGGGCGACCTCAACGGCGATGGCTTGATCACGGCCACCGAACTGGCGGCTTATGTGGCGCCGGCGGTGGCGGGCGTGTCGAACCAGACGCCGGCGTTCGGCAGCCTGCCCGGCTCGGAAGGGGGCGACTTTGTGTTCGAGCTGCCGGTCGAGGCGGAGTTTTTGAATCCGCAGACGGCGCAGTTGTCGACCGAGGCGATCGCGCTCAACGCCAAGCTCGACGCGGTGCGCCCGGACGCGCCCAAGTCGGACGACAAGCCGGGCGTGACGCCACCAACGGCGCCGGTCGCGGTCAAGGATTTGCAGGGCAAGGAGCAGAAGCTGGTGACGCCGCTGGCAGTGCCGTCGTCGGCGCGCCAGCTGGCCCAGCGCGCCAACGACCGCGGTTTGCAGCTGTTTAAGGAGAAGCAGTATGCGGCGGCCGAAGCGGAATTCACCGAGGCGCTGAAACTGCGCGCCGACTTTGCGCTGGCGGCCAATAATCTGGGCTTCGTGTATTACAAGCAGGGGAAATTCGCCGAGGCGGCGCGCTGGTTCGACAATACCGTGAAGATGGACCCGTCGCGCGCGGTGGCATACCGCAACCTGGGCGATGCGCATGTCCAGGCTGGCGACGTGGCGAAGGCGAAGCTGGCGTTCAAGACCTTCCTGGAACTGGCTCCGGCCAGCCCGGGAGCGGTGTACGTGAAGCAGCAGATGGATAAACTCTAA
- a CDS encoding substrate-binding periplasmic protein codes for MTNSKLLLALLLSLPPGVQAAELSVLVDTSTDMPMARFERGRLVDGIHKDIGQALAGAMGRTAVFVAMPRKRIVRTLEDGGADVLCSYVPEWLNGSFHWSRAFVPITQVLITARSAARPRSVADVSGKPIGTVLGYSHPELDEMLGAGFIRDEGVSSLANLRKLAAGRLQHVVTAKLFLDYRQKLSDPVLVLHPPLEVKSYMGQCAVSPKGKVTVADVDKAISRLIASGAMSTILARYQ; via the coding sequence ATGACGAACTCCAAGTTGCTCCTGGCCTTGCTGCTGTCGCTTCCACCCGGAGTGCAGGCGGCGGAGCTGTCGGTGCTGGTCGATACCAGTACCGACATGCCGATGGCACGCTTCGAGCGTGGGCGGCTGGTCGATGGCATCCACAAGGACATCGGCCAGGCGCTCGCCGGCGCGATGGGGCGCACGGCGGTGTTTGTGGCCATGCCGCGCAAGCGGATTGTGCGCACGCTGGAAGATGGTGGTGCGGACGTGCTGTGCAGCTATGTTCCCGAATGGCTCAACGGATCGTTCCACTGGAGCCGGGCCTTCGTCCCGATCACCCAGGTGTTGATCACGGCGCGCAGTGCGGCGCGTCCGCGCAGCGTGGCCGACGTGTCGGGCAAGCCGATCGGCACTGTGCTCGGCTACTCCCATCCCGAGCTCGACGAAATGCTGGGCGCGGGATTCATCCGCGACGAAGGTGTCAGCTCGCTGGCCAACCTGCGCAAGCTGGCGGCGGGACGATTGCAGCATGTCGTCACGGCCAAACTGTTTCTCGACTACCGCCAAAAGCTCAGCGACCCGGTGCTTGTGCTGCATCCGCCGCTGGAGGTCAAGAGCTATATGGGCCAGTGTGCGGTCTCCCCCAAGGGCAAGGTCACGGTGGCCGATGTCGATAAAGCGATCTCGCGCCTGATCGCCAGCGGCGCCATGAGTACCATCCTCGCGCGCTACCAGTAG
- a CDS encoding serine/threonine protein kinase, which yields MTTPYSDPDTPAIHPFSNLSPECVLDALDSVGLRADGRLLALNSYENRVYQVGMEDAAPVVAKFYRPERWSDAAILEEHAFVQELTDREIPVVPALTLDGRTLHSYGGFSFAVFPRRGGRAPELDDPAVLEWTGRFIGRIHAVGALSGYTERPALTIDTFGREPRDFLLANDFIPPELLAAYTSVVEQALDGVRHCYARAGESAQLRLHGDCHVGNVLWTPDGPHFVDFDDSRTGPAIQDLWMLLSGERRDMVRQMSDILAGYEDFADFDERQLNLIEALRTLRLIHYSAWLARRWDDPAFPVAFPWFNTQRYWQDRILELREQIALMDEPALW from the coding sequence ATGACGACGCCATATTCCGACCCCGACACACCCGCCATCCACCCGTTTTCGAACCTGAGCCCCGAGTGCGTGCTAGACGCGCTCGACAGCGTCGGCCTGCGCGCCGACGGCCGCCTGCTCGCGCTCAACAGCTACGAAAACCGGGTCTACCAGGTCGGCATGGAAGACGCCGCGCCGGTGGTGGCCAAGTTCTACCGCCCCGAACGCTGGAGCGACGCCGCCATCCTGGAAGAGCACGCCTTTGTGCAGGAACTGACGGACCGCGAAATTCCCGTGGTCCCCGCGCTCACGCTGGACGGGCGCACCCTGCACAGCTACGGCGGCTTCAGCTTTGCCGTCTTTCCCCGGCGCGGCGGGCGCGCGCCCGAGCTCGACGACCCGGCCGTGCTGGAATGGACCGGGCGCTTCATCGGCCGCATCCACGCGGTCGGCGCCTTGTCGGGCTACACCGAGCGCCCGGCACTGACCATCGACACCTTCGGGCGCGAACCGCGCGACTTCCTGCTGGCCAACGACTTCATCCCGCCCGAACTGCTGGCCGCCTATACCAGCGTGGTGGAGCAGGCGCTCGACGGCGTGCGCCACTGCTACGCGCGGGCGGGCGAATCGGCCCAACTGCGCCTGCATGGCGATTGCCACGTCGGCAACGTGCTGTGGACCCCGGACGGCCCGCACTTCGTCGACTTCGACGACAGCCGCACCGGCCCCGCCATCCAGGACCTGTGGATGCTGCTCTCGGGCGAGCGGCGCGACATGGTGCGCCAGATGAGCGATATTTTGGCCGGCTACGAAGACTTCGCCGACTTCGACGAACGCCAGCTGAACCTGATCGAAGCGCTGCGCACCTTGCGCCTGATCCATTACTCGGCTTGGCTGGCGCGGCGCTGGGACGACCCGGCCTTTCCGGTCGCCTTCCCGTGGTTTAATACGCAACGTTATTGGCAAGACCGCATCCTCGAACTGCGCGAACAGATCGCGCTGATGGATGAGCCAGCGCTGTGGTAA